From Plasmodium falciparum 3D7 genome assembly, chromosome: 9, one genomic window encodes:
- a CDS encoding GDP-fucose protein O-fucosyltransferase 2 — translation MKFIIVLLLFFFFKVIDRVICVTPQKLICLKEDVYLGDFFFFLKRKKYIMYDVNIGEGFNLQKEIFYRLSLVIYNLNKKDKINIYYLVLPPWCYVTHWNIRKGNNLRWEFFFNTDIMKKVIPIIEYEEYEKLYGNYSDIMINSKYILDNYKEKSFLILPFEECNINVNRFKQFCKKCEHKYNVLYSGYCTTINTKQSECYSYNMISNYFITSILENLFLYNITSVLIKQSTNILVPFVNELYQSNLEDILLFNNKLLSYGNNYISNILKTNHYISSHLRYTDFKYISRYNVPPIHIALLKLLYIMFINNCRIIFIASDEKVEIQKVINKDFHQYKKHFYFYNNQNNLHEGEFSIIEQWICTRSYIFIGNIFSRFTMNINWERHLINKGQINQNIDLCSYHINDDNDQDIKNSYKKIVHIFNHKALQKIKNIYDNYSDRDKKYINTICYNFLSHFPNNRSIYRKEYITNT, via the exons ATGAAATTTATAATtgttttacttttattttttttttttaaagtgaTAGACAGGGTTATATGTGTAACCCCCCAAAAATTGATTTGTTTAAAAGAGGATGTATATTTAGgggacttttttttttttttgaaaaggaagaaatatattatgtacgATGTAAATATAGGGGAAGGCTTCAAC CtacaaaaagaaatattttacagACTAAGTTTGGTTATCTATAATTTGAACAAGAAGGATAagataaacatatattatcttGTACTTCCACCTTGGTGTTATGTTACACATTGGAATAtaagaaaaggaaataatTTAAGGtgggaatttttttttaatacagaTATTATGAAGAAGGTTATTCCTATTATCgaatatgaagaatatgaaaaattatatgggAATTATTCTGACATTATGATAAAtagtaaatatattcttGATAACTATAAAGAGAAAAGTTTTCTTATTTTACCTTTCGAAGAATGTAATATTAATGTTAATAGGTTCAAacaattttgtaaaaaatgtgaacataaatataatgttcTATATTCTGGTTATTGTACAACTATAAACACAAAACAGAGTGAatgttattcatataatatgataagtaattattttataacttctatattagaaaatttatttctatataatattacgtctgttttaataaaacaaagtacaaatatattagtaCCTTTTGTTAATGAACTATATCAAAGTAATTtagaagatatattattatttaataataaattattatcatatggtaataattatatatctaatatattaaaaacaaatCATTATATAAGTTCCCATTTAAGATATACtgatttcaaatatatatcaagATATAATGTTCCTCCTATTCATATCGCTTtactaaaattattatatattatgtttataaataattgtcgtataatttttatagcTTCTGATGAAAAAGTAGAAATACAAAAAGTTATAAACAAAGATTTTCatcaatataaaaaacatttttatttttataataatcaaaataatttacatGAAGGAGAATTTTCGATTATTGAGCAATGGATTTGTACAAggtcttatatttttataggtAATATCTTCTCAAGATTtactatgaatataaattgGGAAAgacatttaataaataaaggaCAAATTAATCAAAATATAGATCTCTGttcttatcatataaatgatgataacgatcaagatattaaaaatagttataaaaaaattgttcatatatttaatcataaagcattacaaaaaattaaaaatatatatgacaaTTATTCAGACAgggataaaaaatatattaatactatATGTTACAATTTTCTTTCTCATTTTCCTAATAATAGGAGTATATATCGAAAGGAATATATTACcaacacataa
- a CDS encoding apoptosis-related protein, whose product MNIEKAEAKSKLIEMSKQNIENKTKKELELKQKQEELLEKRRLILKSLLTPEAHARLSRIAIVKEEQARKIEDIIIRNSQMGLIYNKIDDDHLIKIIEQINDKIYKKDPVIEIRRRKQFDDDDDFNEEDYM is encoded by the exons ATGAATATTGAAAAAGCCGAAGCAAAGTCAAAATTGATTGAAATGTCCAAGCAGAATATAGAAAAT AAGACGAAAAAGGAACTGGAACTTAAACAAAAACAGGA agaATTATTAGAGAAAAGGCGTTTAATATTAAAGTCCTTATTGACACCTGAAGCTCATGCAAGAT tgTCTAGGATTGCAATAGTTAAAGAAGAACAGGCTAGAAAGATAgaagatattattataaga aATAGTCAAATGGGTTtgatatataacaaaattgaTGATGACCActtgataaaaattatagag caAATAAATGACAAGATTTATAAAAAGGATCCAGTAATAGAA attAGGAGAAGGAAACAATTTGACGACGATGATGATTTCAACGAAGAAGATTATATGTGA